The following are encoded in a window of Echeneis naucrates chromosome 19, fEcheNa1.1, whole genome shotgun sequence genomic DNA:
- the LOC115060155 gene encoding nucleolar transcription factor 1-like isoform X2, whose amino-acid sequence MSEDHIGSGWSRKDQQKLLAEIKINIPEGHTKCTYQKTLKTMDWNKVAFPPYTPEECKEKWGNMLQKMRKFRSLPELLVEAEDVLSNPGKNDGGEEDIEVSKGLPPKPLAFRSAYNLFCNDQMASMVGLPRKTCITTLAKRWRELPEEQKKDYIMCYAKLKKNYKKELSDYLEFLSPKERKRIRAECGLKRPKRHEIVEDSEGAEGLPPKPPVNSFSVFLKEQTAIQHMSAKTCVKEWVRRWRDLTDEQRSEYTRRYKAMQAKYKIELNKYLETLDEEEQKRVLYDNGIKTSKKRTCVKRLPGEPKSPPRSGHAVYCQVQMELLKNEFTVTKERFTKVNQKWQELSTVEKEQYQTKLQRNFKEYTLTAEQQESYRMRNPKKCQYLNSQKTNFHVSSEHLSKSPSDSEDEDLDSSSDEEQFTVDSDEEEEEEEEECDNAFEID is encoded by the exons ATGAGTGAAGATCATATTGGGTCTG GCTGGAGCAGAAAAGACCAGCAGAAGCTTTTGGCTGAGATTAAAATCAACATCCCAGAAGGTCACACGAAATGCACTTatcaaaaaacactgaagacCATGGACTGGAATAAAGTTGCCTTCCCTCCTTACACTCCTGAGGAGTGCAAAGAAAAATGGGGAAATATGTTGCAGAAG atgCGCAAGTTTCGCTCCCTCCCAGAGCTCCTTGTTGAAGCTGAAGATGTCCTTTCAAATCCTGGAAAGAACGATGGC GGTGAAGAGGATATTGAAGTTTCAAAGGGTCTGCCTCCTAAGCCTCTTGC CTTCAGGAGTGCCTATAATCTATTCTGCAATGACCAAATGGCCTCCATGGTGGGTCTCCCAAGGAAAACCTGTATAACAACGTTGGCCAAGCGTTGGCGAGAATTGCCTGAAGAGCAGAAGAAGGATTACATTATGTGCTATGCAAAG TTgaagaaaaattataaaaagGAGCTGAGTGACTACCTAGAG TTTTTGAGTCCAAAAGAGCGAAAGCGAATCCGAGCTGAATGTGGCCTCAAAAGACCTAAAAGACATGAG ATTGTGGAGGATAGTGAAGGTGCAGAGGGTCTGCCTCCTAAACCTCCTGT AAATAGCTTTAGTGTGTTCCTCAAAGAGCAGACGGCCATACAACACATGTCGGCAAAAACCTGTGTGAAAGAGTGGGTGAGACGTTGGCGAGATTTGACTGATGAGCAGAGGAGTGAATACACTAGACGCTACAAGGCG ATGCAGGCAAAGTACAAGATTgagctgaataaatatttagag ACTTTAGATGAGGAAGAGCAGAAGCGGGTCCTCTATGACAATGGGATCAAAACGTCTAAAAAG AGAACGTGTGTAAAGAGACTTCCAGGCGAGCCTAAGAGTCCACCTCG ATCTGGTCATGCAGTATACTGCCAAGTTCAGATGGAACTTCTGAAGAATGAATTCACAGTTACAAAGGAGCGCTTCACCAAGGTCAACCAAAAATGGCAGGAGCTCTCCACAGTTGAGAAGGAACAGTATCAAACTAAATTGCAAAGAAACTTTAAGGAATAT ACTTTGACAGCAGAACAGCAGGAGAGTTATCGAATGCGTAACCCCAAA AAATGTCAGTACCTCAATTCCCAGAAAACAAACTTTCATGTCAGTTCAGAACATTTGTCAAAGAGCCCGTCG GATTCAGAAGATGAAGACcttgacagcagcagtgatgaagaACAGTTCACTGTGGACTCAGATGAG gaggaggaggaggaagaagaagaatgtgaTAACGCATTTGAGATAGATTAG
- the atxn7l3b gene encoding ataxin-7-like protein 3 isoform X1: MKMEEVSMSSLDNSKLEGLAQDILSDLVEDACLGLCFEVHRAVKQGYFFLDDTDQESMRDFEIVDQPGLDVFGQVYNQWKNKECVCPNCSRSIAASRFAPHLEKCLGMGRNSSRIANRRIVTGNNTNNKSESDQEDNDDVNDNDWSYGAEKKAKKRKSDKNPNSPRRSKSFKHKSNMMGPRRRMDSQESPRMLMKDEAFPQ, from the exons ATGAAAATGGAGGAGGTTTCAATGTCCAGCCTGGACAACAGCAAGCTGGAG GGCTTAGCTCAGGACATCCTGTCTGACCTGGTGGAGGATGCATGCCTGGGTCTTTGCTTCGAGGTCCACCGGGCCGTCAAGCAGGGTTATTTCTTCCTGGATGACACGGACCAAGAAAGCATGAGGGACTTTG aaattgtGGACCAGCCAGGATTGGATGTGTTTGGCCAGGTGTACAaccagtggaaaaacaaagagtgtGTATGTCCCAACTGCAGCCGAAGCATTGCTGCCTCACGTTTTGCACCACACCTGGAGAAATGTCTGGGGATGGGACGCAACAGCAGCCGTATAGCCAACCGCAG AATAGTCACTggtaacaacacaaacaacaaatcagaGAGTGACCAAGAGGATAATGACGACGTCAACGACAATGACTGGTCTTATGGGGCAGAAAAGAAAG ccaagaaaagaaaatcagacaAG AATCCAAACTCACCCAGAAGATCCAAATCGTTCAAACATAAGAGCA ACATGATGGGTCCTAGACGTCGCATGGACAGCCAGGAGAGCCCGCGTATGCTGATGAAAGATGAGGCATTCCCTCAATAA
- the atxn7l3b gene encoding ataxin-7-like protein 3 isoform X2 gives MKMEEVSMSSLDNSKLEGLAQDILSDLVEDACLGLCFEVHRAVKQGYFFLDDTDQESMRDFEIVDQPGLDVFGQVYNQWKNKECVCPNCSRSIAASRFAPHLEKCLGMGRNSSRIANRRIVTGNNTNNKSESDQEDNDDVNDNDWSYGAEKKAKKRKSDKNPNSPRRSKSFKHKSSSQLHCPVAKGLSTPSNQSEFSVT, from the exons ATGAAAATGGAGGAGGTTTCAATGTCCAGCCTGGACAACAGCAAGCTGGAG GGCTTAGCTCAGGACATCCTGTCTGACCTGGTGGAGGATGCATGCCTGGGTCTTTGCTTCGAGGTCCACCGGGCCGTCAAGCAGGGTTATTTCTTCCTGGATGACACGGACCAAGAAAGCATGAGGGACTTTG aaattgtGGACCAGCCAGGATTGGATGTGTTTGGCCAGGTGTACAaccagtggaaaaacaaagagtgtGTATGTCCCAACTGCAGCCGAAGCATTGCTGCCTCACGTTTTGCACCACACCTGGAGAAATGTCTGGGGATGGGACGCAACAGCAGCCGTATAGCCAACCGCAG AATAGTCACTggtaacaacacaaacaacaaatcagaGAGTGACCAAGAGGATAATGACGACGTCAACGACAATGACTGGTCTTATGGGGCAGAAAAGAAAG ccaagaaaagaaaatcagacaAG AATCCAAACTCACCCAGAAGATCCAAATCGTTCAAACATAAGAGCA GTTCTCAGCTACACTGTCCAGTTGCTAAAGGTTTATCCACACCTTCCAACCAATCAGAATTCTCAGTG ACATGA
- the LOC115060155 gene encoding nucleolar transcription factor 1-like isoform X1 — protein MSEDHIGSGWSRKDQQKLLAEIKINIPEGHTKCTYQKTLKTMDWNKVAFPPYTPEECKEKWGNMLQKMRKFRSLPELLVEAEDVLSNPGKNDGGEEDIEVSKGLPPKPLAFRSAYNLFCNDQMASMVGLPRKTCITTLAKRWRELPEEQKKDYIMCYAKLKKNYKKELSDYLEFLSPKERKRIRAECGLKRPKRHEIVEDSEGAEGLPPKPPVNSFSVFLKEQTAIQHMSAKTCVKEWVRRWRDLTDEQRSEYTRRYKAMQAKYKIELNKYLETLDEEEQKRVLYDNGIKTSKKRTCVKRLPGEPKSPPRSGHAVYCQVQMELLKNEFTVTKERFTKVNQKWQELSTVEKEQYQTKLQRNFKEYVRKLQKWFQTLTAEQQESYRMRNPKKCQYLNSQKTNFHVSSEHLSKSPSDSEDEDLDSSSDEEQFTVDSDEEEEEEEEECDNAFEID, from the exons ATGAGTGAAGATCATATTGGGTCTG GCTGGAGCAGAAAAGACCAGCAGAAGCTTTTGGCTGAGATTAAAATCAACATCCCAGAAGGTCACACGAAATGCACTTatcaaaaaacactgaagacCATGGACTGGAATAAAGTTGCCTTCCCTCCTTACACTCCTGAGGAGTGCAAAGAAAAATGGGGAAATATGTTGCAGAAG atgCGCAAGTTTCGCTCCCTCCCAGAGCTCCTTGTTGAAGCTGAAGATGTCCTTTCAAATCCTGGAAAGAACGATGGC GGTGAAGAGGATATTGAAGTTTCAAAGGGTCTGCCTCCTAAGCCTCTTGC CTTCAGGAGTGCCTATAATCTATTCTGCAATGACCAAATGGCCTCCATGGTGGGTCTCCCAAGGAAAACCTGTATAACAACGTTGGCCAAGCGTTGGCGAGAATTGCCTGAAGAGCAGAAGAAGGATTACATTATGTGCTATGCAAAG TTgaagaaaaattataaaaagGAGCTGAGTGACTACCTAGAG TTTTTGAGTCCAAAAGAGCGAAAGCGAATCCGAGCTGAATGTGGCCTCAAAAGACCTAAAAGACATGAG ATTGTGGAGGATAGTGAAGGTGCAGAGGGTCTGCCTCCTAAACCTCCTGT AAATAGCTTTAGTGTGTTCCTCAAAGAGCAGACGGCCATACAACACATGTCGGCAAAAACCTGTGTGAAAGAGTGGGTGAGACGTTGGCGAGATTTGACTGATGAGCAGAGGAGTGAATACACTAGACGCTACAAGGCG ATGCAGGCAAAGTACAAGATTgagctgaataaatatttagag ACTTTAGATGAGGAAGAGCAGAAGCGGGTCCTCTATGACAATGGGATCAAAACGTCTAAAAAG AGAACGTGTGTAAAGAGACTTCCAGGCGAGCCTAAGAGTCCACCTCG ATCTGGTCATGCAGTATACTGCCAAGTTCAGATGGAACTTCTGAAGAATGAATTCACAGTTACAAAGGAGCGCTTCACCAAGGTCAACCAAAAATGGCAGGAGCTCTCCACAGTTGAGAAGGAACAGTATCAAACTAAATTGCAAAGAAACTTTAAGGAATATGTAAGGAAGCTGCAGAAGTGGTTTCAG ACTTTGACAGCAGAACAGCAGGAGAGTTATCGAATGCGTAACCCCAAA AAATGTCAGTACCTCAATTCCCAGAAAACAAACTTTCATGTCAGTTCAGAACATTTGTCAAAGAGCCCGTCG GATTCAGAAGATGAAGACcttgacagcagcagtgatgaagaACAGTTCACTGTGGACTCAGATGAG gaggaggaggaggaagaagaagaatgtgaTAACGCATTTGAGATAGATTAG